The following are encoded in a window of Kitasatospora sp. NBC_01250 genomic DNA:
- a CDS encoding NAD-dependent epimerase/dehydratase family protein → MRILLLGGNGFLGRHAATALRALPAAELATAGRRPDHDLRLDLTNSQVESLAADLAELAPSVVVNCAGAVSGSARHQSEVNARGPAVLAEALELSCPTARLIHLGSGGEYGPGRDGTSLAETDQPSPTGIYGVTKLAGTLAVTGSALDAVVLRIFNPVGPGSPAASLPGRLAAELAADPGGVVTVGDLSAYRDFVDARDVAAAVVAAVLATAPLPRILNIAGGRARPVRAIADGLVAAAGFTGRIEESGAGSARSATVSWHQADIGAAERALDWRPRIPLEQSLRDLWSDVRGPAPAPGPGSADQLVAGSR, encoded by the coding sequence GTGAGGATCCTGCTGCTCGGCGGCAACGGCTTCCTCGGCCGGCACGCCGCCACCGCGCTGCGGGCGCTGCCCGCAGCCGAACTGGCCACCGCGGGACGCCGGCCCGACCACGATCTGCGCCTTGATCTGACGAATAGTCAGGTCGAGTCACTGGCAGCCGATCTGGCCGAGCTCGCCCCCTCCGTGGTGGTCAACTGCGCCGGGGCGGTGTCCGGCAGCGCCCGCCACCAGAGCGAGGTCAACGCCCGGGGTCCGGCGGTCCTCGCCGAGGCCCTCGAACTCAGCTGCCCCACCGCCAGGTTGATCCACCTCGGGTCGGGCGGCGAGTACGGTCCGGGCCGGGACGGCACCTCGCTGGCCGAAACGGACCAGCCGAGCCCCACCGGGATCTACGGCGTGACCAAGCTGGCCGGCACCCTGGCGGTGACCGGGTCCGCACTGGACGCGGTGGTGCTGCGGATCTTCAACCCGGTCGGCCCCGGCTCCCCCGCCGCCTCGCTGCCCGGCCGGCTGGCCGCCGAACTCGCGGCCGACCCGGGCGGCGTGGTGACGGTCGGCGACCTGTCCGCGTACCGTGACTTCGTGGACGCCCGCGATGTCGCCGCCGCCGTGGTGGCCGCCGTACTGGCCACCGCACCGCTGCCCCGGATCCTCAACATCGCCGGTGGCCGGGCCCGCCCGGTGCGGGCGATCGCCGACGGGCTGGTCGCGGCGGCCGGCTTCACCGGCCGGATCGAGGAGAGCGGTGCCGGCTCGGCCCGCTCGGCCACCGTCTCCTGGCACCAGGCCGACATCGGCGCCGCCGAACGTGCACTCGACTGGCGGCCCCGGATCCCGCTGGAGCAGAGCTTGCGCGACCTGTGGTCGGACGTCCGGGGCCCGGCCCCGGCGCCCGGTCCGGGCAGCGCCGACCAGTTGGTGGCCGGCAGCCGATGA
- a CDS encoding spherulation-specific family 4 protein — protein sequence MTSTPAARLLVPLYVHPAVDPAAWQAVAAAGPDTVRAVVLNIADGPGPAPDPAFEQAAADLTEAGIPLLGYVDTAYGARPHGEVVADLLTFRQWYATSGVYFDQAAGHPAALAHYRRLATAARAAGCTTIVLGHGVHPEPSFAEPELGDLLVTFEGSWTEYDALALPLWTGHHPAERFCHLVYQVPAEAAEAAGALIASRRAGVGCTVSGSGDNPWATLPHGLAPPARPFAVVGPRTTAPPAATGNPATPPSTPKPSECPL from the coding sequence ATGACCAGCACTCCCGCCGCCCGCCTGCTGGTGCCGCTGTACGTCCACCCCGCGGTGGACCCGGCGGCCTGGCAGGCGGTCGCGGCTGCCGGCCCCGACACCGTGCGCGCCGTCGTGCTCAACATCGCGGACGGGCCGGGGCCGGCCCCCGACCCCGCCTTCGAACAGGCGGCGGCCGACCTGACCGAGGCCGGCATCCCGCTGCTCGGCTACGTGGACACCGCCTACGGCGCGCGCCCGCACGGCGAGGTAGTGGCCGACCTGCTGACCTTCCGTCAGTGGTACGCCACCAGCGGGGTCTACTTCGACCAGGCCGCCGGCCACCCGGCAGCCCTGGCGCACTACCGCAGACTCGCCACCGCGGCCCGCGCGGCCGGCTGCACGACGATCGTCCTCGGACACGGCGTGCACCCCGAACCCTCCTTCGCCGAACCCGAGTTGGGTGATCTGCTGGTCACCTTCGAGGGCAGCTGGACGGAGTACGACGCCTTGGCGCTGCCGCTGTGGACCGGACACCATCCGGCCGAGCGGTTCTGCCACCTGGTCTACCAGGTCCCCGCCGAGGCCGCCGAGGCGGCGGGCGCGCTGATCGCCTCCCGCCGGGCCGGCGTCGGCTGCACGGTGTCCGGGAGCGGCGACAACCCCTGGGCGACGCTGCCGCACGGGCTCGCGCCACCGGCCCGGCCGTTCGCCGTCGTCGGACCACGCACCACCGCACCACCCGCCGCCACGGGGAACCCCGCCACTCCACCGTCGACGCCGAAGCCCTCGGAGTGCCCACTGTGA
- a CDS encoding endo alpha-1,4 polygalactosaminidase, translating into MTRRSTALLAALTLTTAMLVSACASDGGDDSDQPEPGPATSAANSPSGGASSPSSPSALPSATGSPAASGPPSAGASGPGSASPSGSASPSGPASPTPSGSTGGTGQAYWHPTPGTPWQWQLSGTVDQSVDVPVYDIDGFENDASVVASLHAKGRKVICYVNAGAWESFRPDAAAFPSSVRGSGDGWKGENWFDIRQIDVLRPLLAKRFQMCKDKGFDAIEPDLLDAYQNNSGFPVTADDQIAYNKMVAQLAHGLGLGVALKNDVDQVPQLVDSFDFAIDEQCAQYQECDELTPFIQQDKAVLHVEYSVPTSQFCAQSNRLRFSSMEKHLELDAWRQPC; encoded by the coding sequence GTGACCCGTCGTAGCACCGCCCTGCTGGCGGCCCTGACCCTGACCACCGCGATGCTGGTGAGCGCCTGCGCCAGCGACGGCGGTGACGACTCCGACCAGCCGGAGCCGGGTCCGGCCACCTCGGCGGCCAACTCTCCCAGCGGGGGCGCGAGTTCACCATCGTCTCCGTCGGCTCTCCCGTCCGCCACCGGATCGCCGGCCGCTTCGGGCCCGCCCTCCGCCGGCGCCTCCGGTCCGGGCTCGGCGTCACCGTCCGGCTCGGCGTCACCGTCGGGTCCGGCGTCCCCCACGCCGTCCGGCTCCACCGGCGGCACGGGCCAGGCCTACTGGCACCCGACCCCCGGCACCCCCTGGCAGTGGCAACTCAGCGGCACCGTCGACCAGTCCGTCGACGTCCCGGTGTACGACATCGACGGCTTCGAGAACGACGCATCCGTGGTCGCCTCGCTGCACGCCAAGGGCCGCAAGGTGATCTGCTACGTCAACGCGGGCGCCTGGGAGAGCTTCCGCCCCGACGCCGCCGCCTTCCCCAGCTCGGTGCGCGGCTCGGGCGACGGCTGGAAGGGCGAGAACTGGTTCGACATCCGCCAGATCGACGTGCTGCGCCCGCTGCTCGCCAAGCGCTTCCAGATGTGCAAGGACAAGGGCTTCGACGCCATCGAACCCGACCTGCTGGACGCCTACCAGAACAACTCGGGCTTCCCGGTCACCGCCGACGACCAGATCGCCTACAACAAGATGGTCGCCCAACTGGCCCACGGCCTGGGCCTCGGCGTGGCGTTGAAGAACGACGTCGACCAGGTGCCCCAGCTCGTCGACTCCTTCGACTTCGCCATCGACGAGCAGTGCGCGCAGTACCAGGAGTGCGACGAACTGACGCCGTTCATCCAGCAGGACAAGGCGGTGCTGCACGTCGAGTACAGCGTGCCGACCAGTCAGTTCTGCGCGCAGTCGAACCGGCTGCGGTTCAGCTCGATGGAGAAGCACCTGGAACTGGACGCGTGGCGCCAGCCGTGCTGA
- a CDS encoding aldo/keto reductase: MTDFPQTAAAVPLGRSSLTVFPFSLGGNVFGWTADEAQSFAVLDAYAAAGGNFVDTADFYSAWAPGNQGGESETVLGNWLRSRGNREQILVATKVGQHPEALGLSAANIRSATEASLRRLGIERIDLLYTHRDDPEVPVAEIIGALDELVREGKVREIAASNLSAERLAASLAFSEQEGLAAYVAVQPHYNLVSRGTYEGELAAVVAEHGLSAVPYFALAAGFLTGKYRPGGPSVPSARAEGAARYLADPRAVRVLTAVDTVAAAHQVEPATIAMAWLTAQPTVAAPIASARTVEQLAPLLAATTLQLTTEELDLLDAASA, from the coding sequence ATGACCGACTTTCCCCAGACAGCCGCCGCCGTCCCGCTCGGCCGCTCCTCGCTGACCGTCTTCCCGTTCTCGCTCGGCGGCAACGTCTTCGGCTGGACCGCGGACGAGGCCCAGTCCTTCGCCGTGCTGGACGCCTACGCGGCGGCCGGCGGCAACTTCGTCGACACCGCCGACTTCTACTCGGCCTGGGCGCCGGGCAACCAGGGCGGCGAGTCCGAGACCGTCCTCGGCAACTGGCTGCGCTCGCGCGGCAACCGCGAGCAGATCCTGGTGGCCACCAAGGTCGGCCAGCACCCCGAGGCACTGGGCCTGAGCGCCGCGAACATCCGCTCGGCCACCGAGGCCTCGCTGCGCCGGCTCGGCATCGAGCGGATCGACCTGCTCTACACCCACCGCGACGACCCCGAGGTCCCGGTCGCCGAGATCATCGGCGCGCTGGACGAGCTGGTGCGGGAGGGCAAGGTCCGGGAGATCGCGGCCTCCAACCTCAGTGCCGAACGCCTGGCCGCCTCGCTCGCCTTCTCCGAGCAGGAGGGCCTGGCCGCGTACGTCGCCGTCCAGCCGCACTACAACCTGGTCTCCCGCGGCACCTACGAGGGCGAGCTGGCCGCCGTGGTGGCCGAGCACGGCCTCTCCGCCGTCCCGTACTTCGCGTTGGCGGCCGGCTTCCTCACCGGCAAGTACCGCCCGGGCGGCCCGAGCGTGCCCAGTGCCCGGGCCGAGGGCGCCGCCCGCTACCTGGCGGACCCGCGCGCCGTGCGGGTGCTCACCGCGGTGGACACCGTCGCCGCCGCCCACCAGGTCGAGCCCGCCACCATCGCGATGGCCTGGCTCACCGCCCAGCCCACCGTCGCCGCGCCCATCGCCAGCGCCCGCACCGTCGAGCAGCTCGCCCCGCTGCTGGCCGCCACCACCCTGCAGCTGACCACCGAGGAGCTGGACCTGCTGGACGCCGCCTCCGCCTGA
- a CDS encoding C40 family peptidase, whose product MRIATDPALIRFDEQLGEVPAAVRCGCPPCTAASGSRELLRRSRAAARAGRIPQLGLTVRGACLATSVLAGAGVLGLGAAAGTASAEPAPSGPGWDGSKYWFKNAAGEWRYTRHYDVYLSRTGGGGSGGSGGGAGADADGMRQGWDGSVYWFKNAAGEWRYTSHYDVYLSRTGGGDGTGGPATPTGTPSTPASSTAGTEPAVAYALAQLGKPYVWGGNGPAGYDCSGLVQQAYRRAGIELPRVADDQYAATTPISSGQLRRGDLIFWSDSGRPSGIHHVAIYLGDGSYVEAPRPGKKVRVSTLNAGYYPTQMGRPS is encoded by the coding sequence ATGAGGATAGCCACCGACCCGGCTCTGATCCGCTTCGACGAGCAACTCGGCGAGGTGCCGGCGGCGGTGCGGTGCGGATGCCCGCCCTGCACCGCCGCGTCGGGTTCGCGGGAGCTGCTGCGCCGCAGCCGCGCCGCCGCCCGGGCGGGCCGAATACCGCAGCTGGGTCTGACGGTCCGGGGGGCCTGCCTGGCCACCAGCGTCCTCGCCGGGGCCGGCGTGCTGGGGCTCGGCGCGGCGGCCGGGACGGCCAGCGCGGAGCCGGCGCCGAGCGGCCCGGGGTGGGACGGCTCGAAGTACTGGTTCAAGAACGCGGCGGGGGAGTGGCGCTACACCCGCCACTACGACGTCTATCTGAGCCGCACCGGCGGTGGCGGTTCCGGCGGTTCCGGCGGTGGCGCCGGTGCGGATGCCGACGGGATGCGTCAGGGGTGGGACGGGTCGGTGTACTGGTTCAAGAACGCTGCGGGGGAGTGGCGCTACACCAGTCACTACGACGTCTATCTGAGCCGCACCGGCGGCGGCGACGGGACCGGCGGCCCGGCCACGCCGACCGGCACGCCCAGCACCCCCGCGAGCAGCACCGCCGGCACCGAGCCCGCCGTCGCCTACGCGCTCGCCCAGCTCGGCAAGCCCTATGTCTGGGGCGGCAACGGCCCGGCCGGCTACGACTGCTCGGGCCTGGTGCAGCAGGCCTACCGCCGCGCGGGGATCGAGCTGCCCCGGGTGGCCGACGACCAGTACGCGGCCACCACCCCGATCAGCTCGGGCCAGCTGCGGCGCGGCGACCTGATCTTCTGGTCGGACAGCGGCCGTCCCTCGGGCATCCACCACGTCGCGATCTACCTGGGCGACGGGAGCTACGTCGAGGCCCCGCGTCCGGGCAAGAAGGTGCGCGTCTCGACCCTCAACGCCGGCTACTACCCGACGCAGATGGGCCGCCCCTCCTGA
- a CDS encoding SPFH domain-containing protein has protein sequence MDAPRDPARRTLAGATPLLKKRATVGPPAEPATEALPLPLPAPAAPAQVPPPADRPQLVDSRAEIAARRPPKADPELREREALALPGWVALAALLLALVSIALVLAQAGLIPHFADELPDLRSEAVQETGGPVVTGWALSAVTVGAAVALYALAGLLANAGGETRVLSRWGRYRGTVRRTGLLWVNPLLRRRRVDVRLRHWRSEAVQVTDRTGTPIVVRLLVVWRIKDTARAVFAVGDHEEYLREQIHAVLTRTASTLPCDSDAAPGPALRDGQWFADELSRALAAEAAPAGLEVYSAQPLALEYAPEVADSMRRRRLAELDAGLRTVLVDDAVEAAALAVRRLERATTHELDVAARSALMEQLLVAFVAPAGVPSGLPATVPAPAGAGALTKNGKAGQEGKRA, from the coding sequence ATGGACGCCCCCCGCGACCCCGCCCGCCGCACCCTCGCCGGGGCGACCCCACTGCTGAAGAAGAGAGCCACGGTCGGCCCCCCGGCGGAGCCCGCGACCGAGGCGCTGCCGCTGCCGCTCCCGGCGCCGGCCGCTCCGGCCCAGGTCCCACCGCCGGCCGACCGTCCACAGCTTGTGGACAGCCGCGCCGAGATCGCCGCCCGTCGTCCCCCGAAGGCGGACCCGGAGCTGCGCGAGCGGGAGGCGCTCGCGCTGCCGGGGTGGGTGGCGCTGGCCGCCCTGTTGCTGGCGCTGGTCTCGATCGCGCTGGTGCTGGCGCAGGCGGGGCTGATCCCGCACTTCGCCGACGAGCTGCCCGACCTGCGCAGCGAGGCCGTCCAGGAGACCGGCGGGCCGGTGGTGACCGGGTGGGCCCTTTCGGCCGTGACGGTCGGCGCCGCCGTCGCGCTGTACGCGCTGGCGGGGCTGCTGGCCAACGCGGGCGGCGAGACCAGGGTGCTCAGCCGCTGGGGCCGCTACCGGGGAACGGTGCGCCGCACCGGGCTGCTCTGGGTCAACCCGCTGCTGCGCCGCCGCCGGGTGGACGTCCGGCTGCGGCACTGGCGCAGCGAGGCGGTCCAGGTGACGGACCGTACGGGGACCCCGATCGTGGTCCGGCTGCTGGTGGTCTGGCGGATCAAGGACACGGCGCGCGCGGTGTTCGCGGTCGGCGACCACGAGGAGTACCTGCGCGAGCAGATCCACGCCGTGCTCACCCGCACCGCGAGCACGCTGCCCTGCGACAGCGACGCGGCACCGGGACCGGCGCTGCGCGACGGCCAGTGGTTCGCCGACGAGCTCAGCCGCGCGCTGGCCGCCGAGGCCGCTCCGGCCGGTCTGGAGGTCTACTCGGCGCAGCCGCTCGCCCTGGAGTACGCGCCGGAGGTGGCCGACTCGATGCGCCGTCGCCGGCTGGCCGAGCTCGATGCGGGGCTGCGCACGGTGCTGGTGGACGACGCGGTGGAGGCCGCGGCCCTCGCGGTGCGGCGCCTGGAGCGGGCCACCACCCATGAGCTGGACGTGGCGGCGCGCAGCGCCCTGATGGAGCAGCTCCTGGTGGCGTTCGTAGCCCCGGCCGGTGTGCCGAGCGGGCTGCCCGCCACCGTCCCGGCGCCGGCCGGCGCCGGCGCGCTGACGAAGAACGGCAAGGCCGGCCAGGAAGGAAAGCGCGCATGA